A stretch of the Amycolatopsis sp. BJA-103 genome encodes the following:
- a CDS encoding S1 family peptidase: protein MRIRVLLTALLCAAGLTTVTPAAGAAPIIDGGYAQSGPWAAMIEQNGEQWCSGSIISARWVLTAQHCIDEPGAEYSVRVGDVDHRAGTYAVVTAIHTPSSGADIALLKLDRSVSTTYSSLGTSVATGDTEYVYGWGYNEDGDLQRYLKVAQMKVTSVGNGLIKARRGNGLTNGGDSGGPVFVGGKQVGVHIAGNKVDSSTHTSIASNRTWIRDTSGV from the coding sequence ATGCGCATCCGAGTTCTCCTCACCGCACTGCTGTGCGCGGCCGGGCTCACGACGGTCACGCCCGCCGCCGGCGCGGCCCCCATCATCGACGGCGGATACGCCCAATCCGGTCCTTGGGCGGCCATGATCGAGCAGAACGGCGAGCAGTGGTGCTCCGGTTCGATCATCAGCGCCCGCTGGGTACTCACCGCCCAGCACTGCATCGACGAACCCGGTGCCGAGTACTCGGTCCGTGTGGGCGACGTCGATCACCGGGCCGGGACCTATGCCGTCGTGACCGCCATCCACACGCCCTCCAGTGGTGCCGACATCGCCCTGCTCAAGCTCGACCGCTCGGTCAGCACGACGTACTCGTCCCTCGGCACTTCCGTCGCCACCGGTGACACCGAATACGTTTATGGTTGGGGCTACAACGAAGACGGCGATCTTCAGCGCTACCTCAAGGTCGCCCAGATGAAGGTGACCAGTGTCGGGAATGGACTGATCAAGGCCCGCCGGGGCAACGGGCTGACCAACGGCGGCGACTCGGGCGGACCGGTCTTCGTCGGTGGCAAGCAGGTCGGCGTGCACATCGCGGGCAACAAGGTGGACAGCTCGACGCACACCAGCATCGCGTCGAACCGCACCTGGATCCGCGACACGTCGGGCGTCTAG
- a CDS encoding helix-turn-helix transcriptional regulator, with protein MTPPDGFGAQLTRLGLGEPAARIYRRMLESAPVTAEELSWRDGDAETVHLALKELADAGLAVSSGVDGTEFLPANPGEALAALTTRRQAELHDARLAVQTAYRAFRRAHTGMPHAQDLLEVVTGDAIVPRLQHLATMVRQQVRRLDSPPYFTGGRRNLLEEDQLRRGISYRCVYSGASLGDPGYLTGNILPCLRAGEQARLLPELPVKLTLFDDRAATIALTIREADRNQSIVIVRPCSLFSALEGLFETSWAAALPLDQSGEATEQPIRPIERELLILLAAGRKDDEIAAELGVSRRTLFRYLETLMDRAGVSSRFQLGVFAAHNRWL; from the coding sequence GTGACTCCCCCGGACGGGTTCGGCGCGCAGCTGACCAGGCTGGGCCTCGGCGAGCCCGCCGCCCGGATCTACCGCCGGATGCTCGAAAGCGCGCCGGTGACCGCCGAGGAACTGTCCTGGCGGGACGGCGACGCGGAGACCGTCCATCTGGCACTGAAGGAACTGGCCGACGCCGGCCTCGCGGTGTCGTCCGGAGTGGACGGGACCGAGTTCCTCCCCGCCAACCCCGGTGAGGCACTGGCCGCGCTGACCACGCGAAGGCAGGCAGAGCTGCACGACGCGCGGCTCGCGGTCCAGACCGCGTACCGGGCCTTCCGGCGGGCGCATACGGGGATGCCGCACGCGCAGGACCTGCTCGAAGTGGTCACCGGCGACGCCATCGTTCCCCGCTTGCAGCACCTCGCGACCATGGTGCGGCAGCAGGTGCGCCGTCTCGATTCCCCGCCCTATTTCACCGGCGGCCGCCGGAATCTCCTCGAAGAAGACCAGCTGCGGCGCGGGATCTCCTACCGTTGTGTCTACAGTGGAGCGTCCTTGGGCGACCCCGGCTATCTCACCGGGAACATCCTTCCGTGCCTGCGAGCCGGTGAGCAGGCACGGCTGTTGCCCGAACTCCCGGTGAAACTCACGCTGTTCGACGACCGGGCGGCCACCATCGCGCTGACCATCCGCGAGGCCGACCGCAACCAGTCGATCGTCATCGTGCGGCCCTGTAGTCTTTTCTCCGCGTTGGAGGGGCTGTTCGAAACCTCCTGGGCCGCGGCGCTCCCCCTCGATCAGAGCGGCGAGGCGACCGAGCAGCCGATCCGGCCGATCGAACGGGAGCTGCTGATCCTGCTCGCCGCAGGGCGCAAGGACGACGAGATCGCCGCCGAACTCGGCGTCAGCAGGCGCACGCTGTTCCGCTATCTCGAAACCCTGATGGACCGCGCCGGTGTCTCCAGCCGGTTCCAACTGGGGGTCTTCGCCGCCCACAACCGCTGGCTCTGA
- a CDS encoding S1 family peptidase, which yields MRLRALLAAAVLTITTAPAALAAPDVAHGTDVPPGQFGFVAKIAMTKIPRPDGSTYSSYCTGALIAPGWIITTGHCFHDANRKRVSGKVPYPTTVTLGLVDEATESGVARKATEVLQAKENDVALVKLDTPVSTVVPLTVNRVLPKVGQQLTLAGWGSLTATNPAPATRMQQGTVQVATVAPTTVGVRGAAPAITTSACTYDSGAPYFVPGGKSGSLVSMEATGPNCPHAGIETTSRADVIADWIATHTA from the coding sequence TTGCGTCTGCGCGCCCTGCTGGCCGCTGCTGTCCTGACCATCACCACCGCTCCGGCCGCGCTCGCCGCGCCGGACGTCGCCCACGGCACGGACGTCCCACCAGGACAATTCGGGTTCGTCGCGAAGATCGCGATGACGAAGATCCCCCGCCCGGACGGTTCGACCTACAGCAGCTACTGCACGGGCGCGCTGATCGCGCCCGGCTGGATCATCACCACCGGGCACTGCTTTCACGACGCGAACCGCAAACGTGTCTCGGGCAAGGTGCCGTATCCGACGACGGTGACGTTGGGCCTGGTCGACGAAGCGACCGAATCAGGCGTGGCCCGCAAGGCGACCGAGGTGCTGCAGGCGAAGGAGAACGACGTCGCCCTCGTCAAACTGGACACCCCGGTGAGCACGGTGGTCCCGCTGACGGTGAACCGCGTGCTCCCGAAGGTCGGCCAGCAGTTGACGCTGGCGGGCTGGGGGAGCCTGACCGCCACCAACCCGGCTCCGGCGACGCGCATGCAGCAAGGAACCGTTCAGGTGGCGACGGTCGCCCCGACGACGGTGGGCGTCCGCGGCGCGGCCCCGGCGATCACGACCAGTGCCTGCACGTACGACTCCGGCGCCCCGTACTTCGTCCCGGGAGGCAAGAGCGGTTCTTTGGTCTCGATGGAAGCCACCGGACCGAACTGCCCGCACGCCGGGATCGAGACGACCTCCCGCGCGGACGTCATCGCGGACTGGATCGCCACCCATACGGCGTAG
- a CDS encoding LysR family transcriptional regulator: MDVELRHLRVVCAVADAGSITRAAIGIGSSQPALTAALQRIERAFGGTLFVRSRDGVFPTAFGECVLGRARAVLAAADTMHQDAARWLVDGEERPVALGGIGGSMVVELADRLGDPGRAQAVSVTTEFSPLRLLDLVAGGQLDAAVVADYPGHTLPAAPGVALRPLAAQPVFVAIAADHPAARGAEIDLADLAGERWVLGPSDGAGWPECFEEACALVGFRPQVAHRSTELRPLQRLIAAGRAISPCQVTFPATPGIAIRSLAGDPLWMRYLIAWNTAGAFGGTSDVLIAAAEAAYLSDTDSSHTYRHWLARRGEPVTGRRAIG, encoded by the coding sequence ATGGATGTCGAGTTACGTCATCTGCGGGTGGTGTGCGCCGTCGCGGACGCCGGCAGCATCACGCGCGCGGCGATCGGCATCGGGAGCAGTCAGCCCGCGCTGACCGCCGCCCTGCAACGGATCGAGCGCGCGTTCGGCGGAACGTTGTTCGTCCGCAGCCGGGACGGCGTCTTCCCCACGGCGTTCGGCGAATGCGTCCTCGGGCGCGCGCGGGCCGTCCTCGCCGCGGCGGACACGATGCACCAGGACGCGGCGCGCTGGCTAGTGGACGGGGAGGAACGTCCTGTCGCGCTGGGTGGGATCGGCGGTTCGATGGTCGTCGAGCTGGCGGACCGGCTCGGTGATCCCGGCCGGGCGCAAGCGGTTTCGGTGACCACCGAGTTCTCGCCCTTGAGGCTGCTGGATCTCGTGGCCGGCGGGCAGCTCGATGCCGCGGTCGTCGCCGACTACCCCGGTCACACCCTGCCCGCGGCACCGGGGGTGGCGCTGCGGCCGCTCGCCGCGCAACCGGTGTTCGTGGCGATCGCCGCGGACCATCCGGCCGCCCGCGGCGCCGAGATCGATCTCGCGGACCTCGCCGGGGAACGCTGGGTGCTCGGGCCGTCCGACGGCGCGGGCTGGCCGGAATGCTTCGAGGAAGCCTGTGCACTGGTGGGATTCCGGCCGCAGGTCGCGCACCGGAGCACGGAACTCCGGCCGCTGCAGCGGTTGATCGCGGCGGGCCGGGCGATTTCCCCGTGCCAGGTCACCTTCCCCGCCACCCCCGGGATCGCGATCCGCTCGCTCGCGGGGGATCCGCTGTGGATGCGGTACCTGATCGCCTGGAACACCGCGGGAGCCTTCGGCGGGACCAGCGACGTCTTGATCGCCGCGGCCGAGGCCGCCTACCTCTCCGACACCGACAGCAGCCACACCTACCGGCACTGGCTCGCCCGCCGCGGCGAACCCGTCACCGGACGGCGTGCCATCGGGTGA
- a CDS encoding M64 family metallopeptidase produces the protein MRRACLMFALTATLVTGLVPATASAAPRFTTSMEAFEPGGTITRVDVSRPASDRTAAPQRIANAAAVTPIETNGPSETTFDLVFVGDGYTSTQLGTYSQHVRSSISALFAIEPYKSYRKQFNLWQVDVVSAQSGVTNDPTQGVRKNTALGSYFWCGGIERLLCVNETKANQYAAAAPDVDQVIMLANTTKYGGAGGGVATSSGGNLQASQIVAHELGHSIGGLADEYDYGTCETREPREPNASALTATQMRDRRAKWHTWLGKPSPDGGTVGAFEGSRYCKTGMYRPSVNSLMRTLGQPFNPPSTEAMIAGFHREAAELTHHH, from the coding sequence ATGCGACGCGCATGTCTCATGTTCGCGCTGACCGCCACCCTCGTCACCGGCCTCGTTCCCGCGACGGCGTCGGCGGCTCCCCGATTCACGACTTCGATGGAGGCCTTCGAACCCGGCGGAACCATCACCCGGGTCGACGTCAGCCGGCCGGCTTCGGACAGAACCGCCGCGCCGCAGCGCATCGCGAACGCCGCGGCGGTGACGCCGATCGAAACCAACGGCCCCAGCGAGACCACCTTCGACCTGGTCTTCGTCGGTGACGGCTACACCTCGACGCAGCTGGGCACGTACTCGCAGCACGTCCGCTCCAGCATCTCGGCACTGTTCGCCATCGAGCCGTACAAGAGCTACCGCAAACAGTTCAACCTCTGGCAGGTCGATGTCGTCTCCGCCCAGTCCGGGGTCACCAACGACCCGACCCAAGGAGTGCGGAAGAACACCGCGCTGGGCTCCTACTTCTGGTGCGGCGGCATCGAACGGCTGTTGTGCGTCAACGAAACCAAGGCGAACCAGTACGCCGCGGCCGCGCCGGACGTCGATCAGGTCATCATGCTGGCGAACACCACCAAATACGGTGGCGCGGGCGGCGGCGTCGCGACTTCCTCGGGCGGCAACCTCCAGGCCAGCCAGATCGTCGCCCACGAACTCGGGCACTCCATCGGCGGGCTGGCCGACGAATACGACTACGGCACCTGCGAAACCCGCGAACCCCGGGAGCCCAACGCGTCCGCGCTGACCGCGACGCAGATGCGGGACCGCCGCGCCAAGTGGCACACCTGGCTCGGCAAGCCCTCCCCCGACGGCGGCACGGTCGGCGCTTTCGAAGGCTCCCGGTACTGCAAGACCGGGATGTACCGCCCCAGCGTGAACTCGCTCATGCGCACGCTCGGGCAGCCCTTCAACCCGCCGAGCACCGAAGCGATGATCGCCGGCTTCCACCGTGAAGCCGCCGAGCTGACGCACCACCACTAG
- a CDS encoding LLM class flavin-dependent oxidoreductase, whose protein sequence is MGYEILGTRQAPSFGLDTFGDVENGPDGQPVSQAEAIRQVVAEGVLADQVGVDYFGVGEHHRAEMAVSSPDVVLAAIAGRTERIRLGTAVTVLSSDDPVRVYERFATLDAVSRGRAEVTLGRGSFTESFPLFGYSLEDYEALFAEKLDLFTHLQGEKPVDWAGTVRPALEGAQAFPVTESGSLPAWVGVGGTPQSVVRAAAYGLPLVMAVIGGSPERFAPLADLYRRALKEAGHQELPISMHSPGHVAETDELAVAQHFPHHQAAYAKIGAERGWGPMSRADYDAMAGPHGALFVGSVETVAQKIAWAVRTLGLSRFQLKYGAGALPHEHRMDSIRLYGEQVVPRVKQLLG, encoded by the coding sequence ATGGGTTACGAGATCCTGGGCACCCGGCAGGCGCCGTCCTTCGGCCTGGACACCTTCGGAGACGTCGAGAACGGCCCGGACGGCCAGCCGGTGAGCCAGGCCGAGGCCATCCGCCAGGTCGTGGCCGAGGGCGTGCTCGCCGACCAGGTGGGGGTGGACTACTTCGGCGTCGGCGAACACCACCGCGCGGAGATGGCGGTGTCCTCGCCGGACGTCGTGCTGGCCGCGATCGCGGGCCGGACCGAACGGATCCGGCTCGGCACCGCGGTCACGGTGCTCAGCTCGGACGACCCGGTGCGGGTGTACGAGCGGTTCGCCACGCTGGACGCCGTTTCCCGGGGACGCGCCGAGGTCACGCTCGGCCGGGGCTCCTTCACCGAGTCGTTCCCCCTGTTCGGTTATTCGCTGGAAGACTACGAAGCGCTGTTCGCCGAGAAGCTCGACCTGTTCACCCATCTGCAAGGCGAGAAGCCGGTCGACTGGGCCGGGACGGTCCGTCCCGCGCTGGAGGGCGCGCAGGCCTTCCCGGTCACTGAATCGGGCAGTCTGCCCGCCTGGGTCGGAGTCGGTGGCACGCCGCAGTCGGTGGTCCGCGCGGCCGCGTACGGCCTGCCGCTGGTGATGGCGGTGATCGGCGGATCGCCCGAGCGGTTCGCACCGCTGGCCGACCTGTACCGGCGTGCCTTGAAGGAGGCGGGCCACCAGGAACTGCCGATCTCCATGCACAGCCCGGGCCACGTCGCCGAGACCGACGAACTCGCGGTGGCGCAGCACTTCCCGCATCACCAGGCCGCCTACGCCAAGATCGGCGCCGAACGCGGCTGGGGCCCGATGTCCCGTGCCGACTACGACGCGATGGCCGGACCACACGGCGCGTTGTTCGTCGGATCCGTGGAGACCGTCGCGCAGAAGATCGCCTGGGCCGTGCGGACCCTCGGGCTGTCGCGATTCCAGCTCAAGTACGGGGCGGGCGCGCTTCCGCACGAGCACCGGATGGACTCGATCCGCCTTTACGGCGAGCAGGTCGTTCCCCGGGTGAAGCAGTTGCTCGGCTGA
- a CDS encoding SecDF P1 head subdomain-containing protein: MRTLCVAAALVLLGLTGCQADVSGRPEPDGDGFVIKDGSRLRFRPVVAELPPGPATGSATNRQSTDPAEQQAAAAALDCAKGPDPLDGRDDPALPLVSCDRVQGTKYLLGPAFLTGADLSRTNAQVDPRSAGSIIELSFTTAGAKTWADWTAANVGKQVAMVLKSRVLTAPTIQSAITGGETQISGKFTLPEARELARDIAGG, translated from the coding sequence GTGCGAACCCTTTGCGTTGCGGCTGCCCTCGTCCTGCTCGGTCTCACCGGGTGTCAGGCCGACGTTTCCGGCCGTCCCGAGCCCGATGGTGACGGATTCGTGATCAAAGACGGATCCCGGTTGCGGTTCCGGCCGGTCGTGGCCGAGCTCCCGCCGGGCCCGGCGACCGGCTCGGCGACGAACCGGCAGAGCACGGATCCCGCCGAGCAGCAGGCCGCCGCGGCGGCGCTGGACTGTGCGAAGGGGCCGGACCCCTTGGACGGCCGCGACGATCCGGCGCTTCCCCTGGTCAGCTGCGACCGCGTTCAGGGCACGAAGTACCTGCTCGGTCCGGCGTTCCTCACCGGAGCCGACCTCAGCCGGACGAACGCGCAAGTCGATCCCCGATCGGCGGGCTCGATCATCGAGCTCAGCTTCACCACCGCGGGCGCGAAGACGTGGGCCGACTGGACCGCCGCGAACGTCGGCAAACAGGTCGCGATGGTGCTCAAGAGCCGCGTTCTGACCGCGCCGACGATCCAGTCCGCCATCACCGGCGGGGAAACGCAGATCTCCGGGAAGTTCACCCTGCCCGAGGCCCGGGAGCTGGCGCGCGACATCGCCGGCGGCTGA
- a CDS encoding YbhB/YbcL family Raf kinase inhibitor-like protein, protein MTTVNDPFARLPEAASFVVTSTSVADGASWSPDQWAGKDVSPQLSWSGAPLGTKSYAVTVYDPDAPTGSGFWHWAVADIPATVTELPEGASDDSGSGLPEGAFQVLNDARVARFLGAAPPAGHGVHRYFVVVHALDVETLGVPADATPAFLGFTMASHVLGRAVLIATAETPGAERVEVSRLIPASADAIFAVLSDPKGHVDIDASGMLLDAEGERVEKAGDRFRVHMDREALGDVPLGKYDVEVVITKLNPDEEIAWTVEGRIRPHARHIYGYRLEPAEGGTLVTSYYDWSEVDEEWKERLTFPVVPESALKATLGILERTVRRRS, encoded by the coding sequence ATGACCACCGTCAACGACCCTTTCGCCCGCCTGCCCGAGGCGGCTTCCTTCGTCGTCACCAGTACCTCTGTCGCCGACGGTGCTTCCTGGTCGCCCGATCAGTGGGCCGGGAAAGACGTTTCACCGCAGCTGAGCTGGAGCGGTGCCCCGCTGGGCACCAAGAGTTACGCCGTCACCGTCTACGACCCCGACGCTCCCACCGGCTCCGGTTTCTGGCACTGGGCGGTCGCCGACATCCCCGCCACCGTCACCGAGTTGCCCGAAGGCGCCAGCGATGACAGCGGATCGGGGCTGCCCGAAGGTGCCTTCCAGGTGCTCAACGACGCCCGTGTCGCCCGCTTCCTCGGCGCCGCTCCGCCTGCCGGGCACGGCGTGCACCGCTACTTCGTCGTGGTGCACGCCCTCGATGTCGAAACGCTCGGCGTCCCGGCCGACGCCACGCCCGCCTTCCTCGGCTTCACGATGGCCTCGCACGTTCTCGGCCGCGCGGTCCTGATCGCCACGGCGGAAACGCCGGGTGCCGAGCGCGTCGAGGTTTCCCGGCTGATCCCCGCGTCCGCGGACGCGATCTTCGCGGTCCTGAGCGACCCGAAGGGCCACGTGGACATCGACGCCTCGGGAATGCTTCTCGACGCGGAAGGGGAGCGCGTCGAGAAGGCGGGTGACCGGTTCCGGGTCCACATGGACCGGGAAGCGCTCGGGGACGTGCCGCTCGGCAAGTACGACGTCGAGGTCGTCATCACCAAGCTCAACCCGGACGAGGAGATCGCCTGGACGGTGGAGGGCCGGATCCGGCCGCACGCCCGCCACATCTACGGCTACCGGCTGGAGCCCGCCGAGGGCGGCACTCTCGTGACGTCGTACTACGACTGGTCGGAAGTCGACGAGGAGTGGAAGGAGCGCCTCACCTTCCCCGTCGTCCCCGAGTCCGCGCTCAAGGCCACCCTCGGGATTCTCGAGCGGACTGTCCGGCGACGAAGCTGA
- a CDS encoding GntR family transcriptional regulator yields the protein MLSEQVYTRLRDAIMRGDHAPGAALKPQDLAKEQGVSLAVVREALVRVVGDGLADRLPNRGFAVPAFSDRRWQEITEARRTIEPLVLRLSIERGDLDWEARVRAAHHRLSRTPPFVPEEGEYISGAWSEAHRVFHRTLLEGCGNPVLLETFDRMWTASELARRWAAHRAPGRDHHAEHRLLEELTLARDADAAEDALTRHLTQTAAALADGT from the coding sequence ATGCTCTCCGAGCAGGTGTACACCCGCCTGCGGGACGCGATCATGCGCGGCGACCACGCCCCCGGCGCCGCGCTGAAACCGCAGGATCTCGCCAAGGAACAGGGCGTGAGCCTCGCCGTCGTCCGTGAGGCCCTCGTGCGCGTGGTCGGCGACGGCCTCGCCGACAGGCTGCCCAACCGGGGCTTCGCCGTGCCGGCCTTCTCCGATCGCCGCTGGCAGGAGATCACCGAGGCCCGCCGGACCATCGAACCGCTCGTGCTGCGCCTCTCCATCGAACGGGGCGACCTCGATTGGGAGGCCCGCGTCCGGGCCGCTCATCACCGGTTGAGCCGTACGCCGCCGTTCGTGCCGGAAGAGGGCGAGTACATCAGCGGGGCGTGGTCCGAAGCGCACCGCGTCTTTCACCGCACCCTGCTGGAGGGCTGCGGAAACCCCGTCCTGCTGGAGACCTTCGACCGGATGTGGACCGCGAGCGAACTGGCTCGCCGCTGGGCGGCGCACCGCGCGCCCGGCCGGGACCATCACGCCGAACACCGCCTGCTGGAGGAACTGACACTGGCCCGCGACGCCGACGCGGCGGAAGACGCGCTGACCCGGCATCTCACGCAGACCGCGGCCGCGCTGGCCGACGGGACGTAG
- a CDS encoding beta-N-acetylglucosaminidase domain-containing protein yields MTLLATAVAVAIPAPATAAADSPPLAKVWPTPQQTTPRPGQVTIPRTVVEVVGRDTDPSALAVVDQVLRAAGASTIVKLTDGDRAAVDRERGNGGLVVFVGGPTESRATALALAALRVQGPDGLPRGGYVLAADRGVIALSGVDTSGTFYAAQSFRQLFASGKSRAFSMRDWPAAPLRGVIEGFYGAPWSHADRLAQLDFYGRTKQNIYVYSPKDDPFLRARWRDQYPPEQLAVLSQLVARATANHVEFTYALSPGLSVCYSSDTDEAALVTKFQSLWDIGVRSFAIPLDDISYTRWNCDADAAKFGTGGAAAGAAQSFLLNRVQQDFIATHPGVERLQTVPTEYYDLADSPYKTALRTQLDKAVIVEWTGVGVIAGQITEKQAREAKEVFGHDILIWDNYPVNDYITERLLLGPYIGREPGVAKFLSGITANPMVQAEASKIAEFTSGDFLWNPEAYDPDKSWLAAIADLAGPSAPALKVFAENNYSSLLVRLDTGKPDLDSPVLRPLLAAFWAALEKKDPWDAAAKLDRYLTAMAADPDDLRRGMASNPKFLAEVGPWLDQVGLYGQAGGHAVKMLLAQYDGDGAKAWAERGELVAALEKAQDIRVQTARGPRNPSTCTDVCVPFLNSALATADRWFGLPGIRPQPTTSLGTYTDNVPARMVDGDPETYYWSDWAPRVGDTIGVDLGTAQRVSHVDITMGKPTSPDDFVHNGVLEYSADGKQWTAVKTVTEPVLSADLPEGAQARFVRVRIAGTQPFWVVVREFTVSTPDSPKYAVTGTPAGSNLAAAADNNADSVYTAASAPVSGDALVVAAATPVPVGEVVVLAAEAGAGADVQVADAAGGWRTIGRMTGGYTELPAQDVVTDRVRLLWTPGGAAPKLAEVVIRGSVPAPTS; encoded by the coding sequence GTGACGCTGCTCGCGACCGCGGTGGCGGTCGCCATCCCCGCACCGGCGACAGCGGCGGCCGACTCCCCGCCTCTCGCGAAGGTGTGGCCGACACCCCAGCAGACGACGCCGCGGCCAGGACAGGTGACCATCCCGCGCACCGTCGTCGAGGTCGTCGGCCGGGACACCGATCCGTCCGCGCTCGCCGTCGTGGATCAGGTGCTCCGCGCCGCGGGTGCGAGCACCATCGTCAAGCTCACCGACGGCGACCGGGCCGCCGTCGACCGGGAGCGCGGCAACGGCGGGCTCGTCGTCTTCGTCGGTGGCCCCACCGAAAGCCGGGCGACCGCCCTCGCGCTCGCCGCGCTCCGCGTCCAGGGGCCGGACGGCCTGCCTCGCGGGGGTTACGTCCTCGCCGCCGACCGTGGCGTGATCGCGCTGTCCGGTGTGGACACTTCGGGCACGTTCTACGCCGCGCAGTCGTTCCGGCAGCTTTTCGCGTCCGGCAAGAGCCGCGCCTTCAGCATGCGCGACTGGCCCGCGGCGCCGCTGCGCGGGGTGATCGAAGGCTTCTACGGGGCACCGTGGTCACACGCCGACAGGCTGGCGCAACTGGACTTCTACGGCCGCACCAAGCAGAACATCTACGTCTACTCCCCCAAGGACGACCCGTTCCTGCGAGCCCGCTGGCGCGACCAGTACCCGCCCGAGCAGCTCGCGGTGCTCTCGCAGCTGGTGGCCCGCGCCACCGCGAACCACGTCGAATTCACCTATGCCCTCTCCCCCGGTCTTTCGGTGTGCTACTCCTCGGACACCGACGAGGCCGCGCTGGTCACGAAGTTCCAATCCCTGTGGGACATCGGGGTGCGGTCGTTCGCGATCCCGCTCGACGACATCTCCTACACCCGCTGGAACTGCGACGCCGACGCCGCGAAGTTCGGCACCGGCGGCGCGGCGGCGGGTGCCGCGCAGTCGTTCCTGCTCAATCGGGTGCAGCAGGACTTCATCGCCACCCATCCCGGTGTCGAGCGGTTGCAGACCGTCCCGACCGAGTACTACGACCTCGCCGACTCGCCGTACAAGACCGCGCTGCGCACCCAGCTCGACAAGGCGGTGATCGTCGAATGGACCGGCGTCGGCGTGATCGCCGGGCAGATCACCGAGAAGCAGGCCCGGGAGGCGAAAGAGGTCTTCGGACACGACATCCTCATCTGGGACAACTACCCGGTCAACGACTACATCACCGAACGGCTGCTGCTCGGCCCGTACATCGGCCGCGAGCCCGGGGTCGCGAAGTTCCTCTCGGGGATCACCGCGAATCCGATGGTGCAGGCCGAGGCGTCCAAGATCGCCGAATTCACCTCGGGTGACTTCCTGTGGAACCCGGAGGCGTACGACCCCGACAAGTCGTGGCTCGCCGCCATCGCCGATCTCGCCGGTCCGTCCGCGCCGGCGTTGAAGGTGTTCGCGGAGAACAACTATTCGAGTCTGCTCGTCCGGCTCGACACCGGGAAGCCGGACCTCGATTCCCCGGTACTGCGCCCGTTGCTCGCCGCGTTCTGGGCCGCGCTGGAGAAGAAGGATCCTTGGGACGCCGCCGCGAAACTGGATCGCTATCTCACCGCGATGGCCGCCGATCCCGACGACCTGCGCCGCGGCATGGCGTCGAATCCGAAGTTCCTCGCCGAAGTCGGACCGTGGCTCGACCAGGTCGGTCTCTACGGTCAAGCAGGCGGGCACGCGGTGAAAATGCTGCTGGCACAGTACGACGGTGACGGCGCGAAGGCGTGGGCGGAACGCGGGGAGCTCGTCGCCGCGCTCGAGAAGGCGCAGGACATCCGCGTCCAGACCGCCCGGGGGCCGCGCAACCCGAGCACCTGCACGGACGTCTGCGTGCCGTTCCTCAACAGCGCGCTCGCCACGGCCGACCGCTGGTTCGGCCTGCCGGGAATCCGGCCGCAGCCGACGACGTCACTGGGGACCTACACCGACAACGTGCCCGCCCGGATGGTCGACGGCGACCCCGAGACCTACTACTGGAGCGACTGGGCTCCCCGCGTCGGCGACACCATCGGCGTCGACCTCGGCACCGCGCAACGGGTGTCCCATGTCGACATCACGATGGGCAAACCGACCAGCCCGGACGACTTCGTCCACAACGGTGTCCTCGAATACTCCGCCGACGGCAAGCAGTGGACGGCGGTGAAGACGGTCACCGAGCCCGTGCTCTCGGCGGACCTACCCGAGGGCGCGCAGGCTCGGTTCGTACGCGTGCGGATAGCCGGCACGCAGCCCTTCTGGGTCGTGGTCCGGGAGTTCACGGTGTCCACACCGGACAGTCCGAAGTACGCCGTGACCGGGACACCGGCGGGATCGAACCTCGCCGCGGCCGCGGACAACAACGCGGATTCGGTGTACACGGCGGCATCGGCGCCGGTATCCGGTGACGCGCTCGTCGTCGCGGCCGCCACGCCTGTGCCGGTGGGCGAGGTCGTCGTCCTGGCCGCGGAAGCCGGGGCGGGTGCCGACGTCCAGGTCGCGGACGCGGCGGGTGGCTGGCGGACGATCGGCAGAATGACAGGCGGCTACACGGAACTGCCCGCTCAGGACGTCGTGACCGATCGAGTCCGGCTCCTCTGGACGCCGGGAGGCGCGGCGCCGAAACTCGCCGAGGTGGTCATCCGCGGCTCAGTTCCCGCGCCGACGTCGTGA